One genomic segment of Brevibacillus laterosporus LMG 15441 includes these proteins:
- a CDS encoding patatin-like phospholipase family protein gives MRVDAVFEGGGMKGIALIGAITAMEQHGYQWESVAGTSAGSIVAALLAAGYRHQELREIFETLNFLQFLKRKGLSKVPYLGSCYNLIVQKGLYPSDEIERFVSQLLLKKGIRTFGDLPKEKLRIIASDISAGTMLTLPDDLPDFEINPETFPIAKAVRMSCAIPYFFQPYFLYKNKTPHIIVDGGLLSNFPVWLFDSKERPLWPTFGFRLNDRSVPVRPQTVKSLYGLSKALLMTMMDAHDRFHVKKAEAIRTVFIPTKGYSAIDFHLSAAQRQELFDSGKKAAEDFLNKWDFNKYVTAYRSEKNNSFLV, from the coding sequence ATGCGAGTAGATGCGGTTTTTGAAGGGGGAGGCATGAAAGGGATAGCTTTGATTGGAGCGATTACGGCGATGGAACAGCATGGATACCAGTGGGAGAGCGTTGCTGGCACGTCAGCAGGTTCCATCGTTGCCGCTCTGTTGGCTGCCGGATATCGTCATCAAGAGCTTCGGGAGATATTCGAAACGTTAAATTTTTTGCAATTTTTAAAAAGGAAAGGCTTATCGAAAGTTCCTTATCTTGGCTCATGCTATAACCTGATCGTCCAAAAGGGCTTGTATCCCAGTGATGAAATTGAACGTTTTGTCAGTCAATTATTGCTCAAAAAAGGAATTCGTACCTTTGGGGATTTGCCGAAAGAAAAATTACGCATCATCGCTTCTGACATCAGTGCTGGCACCATGCTAACCCTACCAGATGACCTACCTGATTTTGAAATTAACCCAGAAACCTTCCCGATCGCAAAAGCAGTTCGAATGAGCTGTGCAATCCCCTATTTCTTCCAACCTTATTTTTTGTATAAAAACAAGACCCCTCATATCATTGTAGATGGTGGTCTATTGAGTAATTTTCCCGTTTGGCTGTTTGATTCTAAGGAAAGGCCTTTATGGCCGACCTTTGGCTTTCGTTTAAATGATAGGTCGGTTCCTGTTCGGCCTCAAACAGTGAAAAGCTTATACGGTCTATCCAAGGCGCTGCTGATGACCATGATGGACGCCCATGATCGGTTTCATGTAAAAAAAGCAGAAGCTATTCGCACGGTTTTCATTCCTACCAAGGGCTATAGCGCCATTGATTTCCATTTAAGCGCCGCTCAACGACAAGAGTTATTTGATTCAGGGAAAAAGGCAGCGGAGGACTTCTTAAACAAGTGGGATTTTAATAAGTACGTTACTGCTTATCGGAGTGAAAAAAATAACAGCTTTCTGGTTTGA
- a CDS encoding TMEM14 family protein: MKRGFLYPVFGVIMLLAVVGFTTQFLQNPGTMIALIAFSALLLYLARNFLKTGKFMPRFTKKTPKVRPMKPGLKRSVTANRRPNPFQVIEGSKGSKKDKRDKTKQNKPKMYQ, encoded by the coding sequence GTGAAAAGAGGCTTTCTTTATCCGGTTTTTGGGGTAATCATGCTGTTGGCGGTTGTGGGATTTACAACCCAATTTTTACAGAACCCCGGTACAATGATCGCGTTAATTGCCTTTTCTGCTCTTCTGTTGTATCTTGCGCGTAATTTTTTGAAAACAGGCAAGTTCATGCCGCGGTTCACCAAAAAAACTCCTAAGGTCAGACCAATGAAACCAGGATTAAAGCGATCTGTAACAGCTAATCGTCGCCCCAATCCCTTTCAGGTTATTGAAGGCAGTAAAGGTAGTAAAAAAGACAAACGTGATAAAACGAAACAAAATAAGCCGAAGATGTATCAGTAA
- a CDS encoding DUF1385 domain-containing protein, whose amino-acid sequence MKQQNVPAYGGQAVIEGVMFGGRKVTVTAIRRKNQEIEFFEEPKKTIAWVNNLKKIPFLRGIVGLIEASASGAKHLNFASEQYSMESDDEADKSSGPSKMTLILGVAVVGVLSFLVGKILFTVVPAILAGFLFGKWVPAGLWQNLIEGGIKFFLLIGYISLIAQTPLIKRLFQYHGAEHKVINAYEAGVELTVKNVQSFSTLHYRCGSSFLIFSIIVGVFVYSLVDYHTMWDRVVQRIILLPVVIGVSYEVLQGTNLLRDIPVLRFLGYPGLWLQRITTREPDDTQVEVAIASFEKMRERDQEFMKNQNLATTG is encoded by the coding sequence TTGAAGCAACAAAATGTGCCAGCATATGGCGGGCAAGCCGTAATAGAAGGCGTTATGTTTGGCGGTAGAAAAGTGACCGTAACCGCCATCCGCCGAAAGAATCAGGAGATTGAATTCTTTGAAGAGCCTAAAAAGACGATCGCATGGGTGAATAACCTGAAAAAAATTCCTTTTCTTCGCGGAATCGTTGGATTGATTGAGGCAAGTGCCAGCGGAGCTAAGCATCTGAACTTCGCTTCTGAACAATACAGCATGGAATCAGATGATGAGGCAGATAAAAGCTCTGGTCCATCTAAGATGACACTAATATTAGGCGTCGCCGTGGTAGGTGTACTTTCTTTTCTAGTTGGTAAAATTTTATTTACGGTTGTACCAGCTATACTTGCAGGCTTTCTATTTGGAAAATGGGTTCCGGCTGGTTTGTGGCAAAATTTAATTGAAGGCGGAATTAAATTCTTCCTGCTCATCGGCTATATTAGCTTGATTGCCCAGACACCATTGATCAAACGCTTATTTCAATATCACGGCGCTGAACATAAAGTGATTAATGCGTATGAGGCTGGGGTAGAATTAACAGTAAAGAACGTGCAAAGTTTTTCCACCCTACACTACCGTTGTGGCAGTAGCTTTCTCATTTTTTCCATTATTGTCGGGGTGTTTGTATACTCCTTAGTTGATTACCATACAATGTGGGATCGTGTTGTTCAACGGATTATCTTGTTACCAGTGGTAATTGGCGTTTCGTATGAGGTTTTACAAGGAACCAATCTATTGCGAGATATTCCAGTTCTTCGTTTCTTGGGTTATCCTGGGCTCTGGTTGCAGCGCATCACGACAAGAGAACCTGATGATACGCAAGTGGAAGTAGCTATTGCCTCTTTTGAAAAAATGAGGGAACGGGATCAAGAATTTATGAAGAATCAAAACCTTGCTACCACCGGTTAA
- a CDS encoding YqhR family membrane protein gives MSATISKQQRLKTEESEEQQPKNRSSSDKKVKAKPIQAKTILEFSICGTLIWGILRILMHFFQFTPYGLYVFARPFLGKARENSYAGLALGVVMLFLIIFVGCLVYSFVLGNLYNWWLGALYGIAFFYLFGYFFHMHRWGWGVWSTEFFWFMSLGMFIGMSIVAARFDIEEAKT, from the coding sequence GTGAGTGCAACTATCTCGAAACAACAACGGCTAAAAACAGAGGAATCTGAAGAGCAGCAACCTAAAAATCGATCCTCGTCTGATAAAAAAGTAAAGGCAAAACCGATCCAGGCGAAGACAATTTTAGAATTTTCGATATGCGGAACGTTGATCTGGGGTATTCTTCGTATCCTAATGCACTTCTTTCAATTTACTCCTTACGGGCTCTATGTCTTTGCGCGTCCATTTCTTGGCAAAGCTAGAGAGAATTCCTACGCAGGTCTAGCTTTGGGAGTGGTTATGTTATTTCTAATTATTTTTGTCGGATGCTTGGTATATAGCTTTGTTCTTGGAAACCTATACAATTGGTGGCTTGGGGCATTGTATGGAATTGCGTTTTTTTATTTATTTGGGTATTTTTTTCATATGCATCGCTGGGGATGGGGTGTCTGGAGTACAGAATTTTTCTGGTTTATGTCACTAGGGATGTTTATTGGGATGAGTATTGTAGCGGCAAGATTTGATATCGAGGAAGCAAAAACGTAA
- the aroQ gene encoding type II 3-dehydroquinate dehydratase, producing the protein MISVLVLNGPNLHALGKREPTIYGQDTLEDIVAHLQEVANELHVSIGHLQSNHEGVLIDAIHDARDVYDGIIMNPGAFTHYSYAIRDAVASVSLPLIEVHISNVHKREEFRHTSVIAPVALGQIVGLGNDGYEWALRAMVRHLQHNRST; encoded by the coding sequence ATGATCTCTGTCTTGGTATTAAATGGACCCAATTTACATGCATTAGGGAAACGTGAGCCTACTATTTACGGCCAGGATACGTTAGAAGATATTGTAGCGCATCTGCAAGAGGTAGCAAATGAACTGCATGTCTCAATTGGACATCTTCAATCCAATCATGAAGGTGTATTAATCGATGCTATTCATGATGCACGAGATGTATACGATGGGATTATTATGAACCCTGGGGCGTTTACTCACTATAGCTATGCGATTCGTGACGCAGTAGCCAGTGTATCGTTGCCTCTGATCGAGGTTCACATCTCCAACGTTCACAAGCGTGAAGAGTTCCGCCATACGTCTGTCATTGCTCCTGTAGCGTTGGGACAGATTGTCGGGCTGGGTAACGATGGATACGAATGGGCATTACGGGCCATGGTTCGCCATTTGCAACACAACAGAAGTACATAG
- a CDS encoding M24 family metallopeptidase, with translation MSHRLEKLRAVLKEQNVDALIIESEVNRQYISNFSGSTGWAIVSLDQAKFVTDFRYIEQATNECTGFEVINNKRQALPTIKQVLQDMKVAKVGFEAEHTSYATFEAWKQTLDHVELVATKGLVEKLRLYKDEAEIAIMRQAAQLSDAAFAHVIKMIKPGIREIDVASELEYYMRKHGAKGSGFDIIVASGKRGALPHGRASEKVIEAGDMVTIDFGAHYEGYHSDMTRTFAVGEPDPKMKEIYEIVLRAELEGVNRVKVGMTGKEVDALTRDIIKEAGYGDYYGHAAGHGLGMDVHEAPAVSMLSDTVLEPGMVITIEPGIYVEGLGGVRIEDDVVLTENGIEILNKTPKELLILPV, from the coding sequence ATGTCACATCGTTTGGAAAAACTAAGAGCTGTATTGAAGGAACAAAATGTAGATGCACTCATTATTGAGAGCGAAGTAAATCGTCAGTATATTAGTAATTTTAGTGGTTCCACAGGATGGGCAATCGTATCTTTGGACCAAGCTAAATTTGTAACAGATTTTCGCTATATCGAACAAGCCACGAACGAATGTACAGGTTTTGAAGTCATTAATAATAAACGTCAAGCATTGCCGACGATAAAACAAGTGCTCCAAGATATGAAGGTAGCAAAGGTTGGATTCGAGGCGGAACATACAAGCTATGCGACCTTTGAAGCTTGGAAGCAGACGTTAGACCATGTAGAGTTAGTGGCTACGAAGGGTCTTGTGGAGAAATTGCGTTTATACAAAGACGAAGCGGAAATAGCTATTATGAGACAGGCAGCCCAATTATCTGATGCTGCTTTTGCCCATGTGATCAAAATGATTAAACCGGGAATTCGTGAAATAGACGTAGCCAGTGAGCTGGAATACTATATGCGTAAGCACGGGGCAAAAGGCTCCGGCTTTGATATCATTGTAGCTTCAGGAAAACGCGGGGCCTTACCGCATGGTCGTGCTAGTGAAAAAGTGATAGAAGCCGGAGATATGGTAACGATTGATTTTGGGGCACATTATGAGGGTTATCACTCTGACATGACACGTACCTTTGCTGTTGGCGAACCTGATCCGAAAATGAAGGAAATCTACGAGATTGTGTTACGGGCAGAGCTGGAAGGTGTGAATCGGGTAAAGGTTGGGATGACCGGTAAAGAAGTAGATGCATTGACGCGTGATATCATTAAAGAAGCAGGATATGGGGATTACTACGGTCATGCTGCTGGTCATGGCTTAGGAATGGACGTCCATGAGGCGCCTGCGGTCTCGATGCTTTCAGACACGGTACTTGAGCCGGGTATGGTGATAACAATTGAGCCTGGCATTTATGTCGAGGGCCTTGGTGGAGTACGTATTGAAGATGATGTGGTATTAACTGAAAATGGAATCGAGATTCTGAACAAAACTCCAAAAGAGTTGCTGATTTTGCCGGTATAA
- the efp gene encoding elongation factor P, which translates to MISVNDFRTGLTIEVDGNIYSVLEFQHVKPGKGAAFVRSKLRNLRNGNVTEMTFRGGEKVNPARIESSTMQYLYASGDDYTFMNTETYEQITFTKQQIEHELKFLKENMNVQIMQYNGETIGIQLPNTVELEVAETEPGIKGDTATGASKKATLETGFIVNVPLFVNQGDKLIIDTRTQAYVSRA; encoded by the coding sequence ATGATTTCTGTAAACGATTTTCGCACTGGTTTAACTATTGAAGTTGACGGTAATATTTATTCAGTACTTGAATTCCAACACGTAAAACCAGGAAAAGGTGCGGCATTCGTTCGTTCCAAACTGCGTAACCTGCGCAATGGCAACGTAACGGAAATGACCTTCCGTGGTGGAGAAAAAGTAAACCCTGCTCGTATTGAATCAAGCACAATGCAATACTTGTATGCTAGCGGTGATGATTATACGTTCATGAATACAGAAACGTATGAGCAAATCACTTTTACCAAACAACAAATTGAGCATGAGTTGAAATTCCTTAAAGAAAACATGAATGTTCAAATCATGCAATATAATGGTGAGACGATCGGTATCCAGCTTCCAAACACAGTTGAATTGGAAGTTGCAGAAACAGAACCAGGTATTAAAGGTGATACAGCTACAGGTGCTTCGAAAAAAGCAACGTTGGAAACTGGCTTTATCGTAAATGTACCATTGTTCGTTAACCAAGGTGACAAGTTGATCATTGATACTCGTACTCAAGCGTACGTGTCTCGTGCATAA
- a CDS encoding DUF1349 domain-containing protein, translating into MARKGDTFALHYSLDGEKFQMVRYFRLPVSDTVKVGIVSQSPTGEGLTSDFAFLQLERITLRNIRAGK; encoded by the coding sequence ATGGCTAGAAAAGGGGATACCTTCGCCTTGCATTATTCCTTGGATGGGGAAAAATTTCAAATGGTTAGATATTTCCGTTTACCAGTTAGCGATACCGTAAAAGTAGGGATCGTTTCTCAATCTCCAACAGGTGAAGGCTTAACCAGTGATTTTGCTTTTCTCCAGCTTGAACGAATTACATTACGTAACATTCGAGCAGGGAAATAA
- a CDS encoding sigma-70 family RNA polymerase sigma factor: MYEDIKQADQDLAMTREAYLEFLMAEYGERIIQLVYLIVKDRNMSEDITQEVFLKAFRGLHSFRGESNVKTWLYRIAINEAKKYLRSWSFRRIFSTFKKEDVLHNQYEKNEQRVEETVIGKLTKAEMAEKVMSLSPQYRQIILLHYYEDFTVKEIAQVLEISAEAVRTKLHRARKSFKSLLEREGVEWM; encoded by the coding sequence GTGTATGAGGATATAAAGCAGGCGGATCAGGATCTTGCTATGACGAGAGAGGCATACCTGGAATTCCTGATGGCAGAGTACGGAGAGAGAATTATTCAATTGGTGTATCTCATCGTAAAAGACCGTAATATGTCGGAGGATATCACACAGGAGGTATTTCTAAAGGCCTTTCGTGGGCTACATTCATTTCGAGGAGAAAGTAATGTAAAAACGTGGTTGTATCGAATTGCTATTAACGAAGCAAAAAAATACTTGCGTTCATGGTCTTTTCGGCGAATTTTCTCTACCTTCAAAAAAGAAGATGTTCTTCATAATCAGTATGAAAAAAACGAACAACGAGTAGAGGAGACGGTTATTGGCAAACTGACAAAGGCAGAAATGGCAGAGAAGGTTATGTCATTGTCTCCTCAGTACCGGCAGATTATTTTACTGCATTACTATGAGGATTTTACAGTAAAGGAAATCGCGCAGGTGCTTGAAATATCCGCAGAGGCCGTTCGCACGAAGCTACATCGGGCACGAAAGAGCTTTAAGTCATTATTAGAAAGGGAGGGAGTAGAATGGATGTAG
- a CDS encoding YcdB/YcdC domain-containing protein, which yields MDVEKEFRESVQTVSWNAAKDVRFTADLEKRIKDKASTGVRKRHRRLYTVATAVACLALAITVWKLTPAGVQEMLKQSATALTEKKTNAIVEKALQSLQKAIPDLSSYQVNIRETTDNRINVQLRAKDGKLAKVAINKETGSVEVFKWFKGDSSEQIPSKKIAKEKADLFLKSLLGDHSEEYQQITISEIKPPQSGYLQLDVKGMNVSYQQMKNGEPVPFAKLSVWVDGSGRIVSYGELNKAEQAMLIKLKEAIPELNTEAALTNKEVESSGYHFSLANADKEGNTVMIRTEGKGELLKNYRLESPRNENVEWAQKSLMNEKANLFLQHMLGDDFTNYQEEGTVDRASYMRFYNGLPVLEDNLTVVVDKAGRITYYSRATGLYDLASLPDRSKAISQKKAEEALTQNMKLRYIERSVVKRDPETHQVIEERPLLDYTPTVTHVQMGEIRTLNWYIDAGTGKVERGMGNNGIDYDRRTTHEPIRLKAAKPTMIKTKEEAARLLTDQFGVKVTGLPVSEREGKSRFGAKQHVFQWQTNNEKRLEVVTNAKTGQVEEIYIPRVDGKITVSQQDALKEAIATLEKYVDPGVTEVQISQILEPQEANPVNSGNWHFSFFKSQDGVPVIEQYPDLAYQVSVDPSTGKVNGFQNLTQWKDKIVLPDKSQVVPVKEAVQEYLKVMPLQLAYTLKGVDGEKLSEPKLIYVSIGTKENADKHIYLNAITGKVEVR from the coding sequence ATGGATGTAGAAAAAGAGTTTCGTGAATCTGTCCAGACTGTAAGCTGGAATGCAGCTAAGGATGTGCGTTTTACCGCTGATTTAGAAAAAAGGATTAAAGACAAGGCCAGCACGGGTGTGCGCAAACGTCATCGCAGACTTTATACAGTGGCCACAGCAGTAGCCTGCCTTGCTTTGGCGATAACGGTATGGAAATTGACACCTGCAGGAGTACAGGAGATGTTGAAACAGTCGGCAACTGCTTTGACGGAGAAAAAGACGAACGCCATCGTTGAGAAAGCTCTACAGTCCCTTCAAAAAGCAATCCCTGATTTAAGTAGCTATCAGGTTAACATCAGGGAAACAACGGATAACAGAATTAATGTTCAGCTACGAGCAAAGGACGGTAAGCTTGCGAAGGTGGCTATCAACAAGGAAACTGGGAGTGTAGAAGTATTTAAGTGGTTTAAGGGAGATTCCTCTGAGCAAATTCCATCCAAAAAGATTGCTAAAGAAAAAGCGGATTTATTTTTGAAATCTCTGCTCGGTGATCATAGTGAAGAATATCAGCAGATTACGATAAGTGAGATAAAGCCACCACAAAGTGGATACCTACAGTTGGATGTGAAAGGAATGAATGTTTCCTATCAACAGATGAAAAATGGAGAACCTGTTCCTTTCGCTAAGCTATCAGTATGGGTGGATGGTTCCGGGAGAATTGTTTCCTACGGGGAGCTTAACAAAGCAGAGCAAGCGATGCTTATTAAGCTGAAGGAAGCCATTCCTGAGTTAAATACCGAAGCAGCTTTGACAAACAAAGAGGTAGAGTCCTCTGGATACCATTTTTCATTAGCGAATGCTGATAAAGAAGGAAATACGGTAATGATCAGAACGGAGGGAAAAGGCGAATTATTGAAAAACTACCGACTGGAAAGCCCAAGAAATGAGAATGTTGAATGGGCACAAAAATCGTTGATGAATGAAAAAGCGAATCTATTTTTACAGCATATGCTTGGAGACGATTTTACCAATTATCAAGAGGAAGGAACAGTTGACAGAGCTAGCTACATGCGCTTTTACAACGGATTGCCTGTGCTAGAGGATAATCTTACCGTTGTAGTAGATAAAGCAGGACGTATCACTTATTACTCCAGAGCAACAGGCTTGTACGACCTAGCTAGTTTACCTGATCGCTCAAAAGCAATTTCTCAGAAAAAAGCGGAAGAAGCATTAACGCAAAATATGAAACTACGATATATCGAGCGTTCAGTAGTCAAGCGTGATCCAGAAACACATCAGGTAATCGAAGAACGCCCGTTGCTTGACTATACTCCAACCGTTACACATGTACAAATGGGTGAAATTCGTACACTTAACTGGTATATAGATGCAGGTACTGGAAAAGTAGAGCGTGGAATGGGTAATAATGGAATTGATTATGATCGTCGTACGACTCATGAGCCAATCAGACTCAAAGCCGCAAAACCAACGATGATCAAAACCAAGGAAGAAGCGGCGCGTCTATTGACGGATCAATTTGGAGTGAAGGTAACTGGCCTTCCAGTGAGTGAGAGGGAAGGGAAATCTAGGTTTGGAGCAAAACAGCATGTATTTCAATGGCAAACAAACAATGAGAAACGCCTTGAGGTGGTTACGAATGCTAAAACAGGTCAGGTGGAGGAAATATATATCCCCAGAGTTGATGGTAAGATCACCGTTTCTCAACAAGACGCCTTAAAGGAAGCGATTGCTACTCTGGAAAAATACGTAGATCCAGGGGTTACCGAAGTACAAATTAGCCAAATTCTAGAGCCGCAAGAGGCTAACCCTGTAAATTCAGGTAACTGGCATTTTTCATTCTTTAAGAGTCAGGATGGTGTACCGGTTATCGAACAATATCCTGATTTGGCTTATCAGGTTTCTGTTGACCCGTCTACGGGAAAGGTTAATGGATTCCAAAATCTTACACAATGGAAGGACAAAATTGTTCTGCCCGATAAGAGTCAAGTAGTTCCAGTAAAGGAGGCTGTACAGGAATACCTCAAAGTCATGCCGCTTCAATTAGCATATACCCTAAAGGGAGTCGATGGAGAGAAATTGTCAGAGCCGAAATTAATCTACGTTTCAATAGGCACAAAAGAGAATGCTGATAAACATATTTATTTAAACGCCATTACAGGAAAAGTAGAAGTGCGATAA
- a CDS encoding DUF441 domain-containing protein, producing MHVTSGEIMLVVLIIIGLIGRSPIIATAASLLLVLKLTSLERLFPTVERRGLELGLLFLTVSVLVPFASEKVSLKDVTPLFTTVVGIMALIGGILATHLNGKGLDMLRADPQLIVGLVIGSIIGIVFFRGVPVGPLMAAGITAFFMKLLDWIGKAM from the coding sequence ATGCATGTCACAAGCGGTGAAATTATGTTGGTAGTACTCATCATTATTGGCCTGATTGGTCGTTCTCCTATCATTGCTACCGCAGCTAGCTTATTGTTGGTCTTAAAATTAACCTCGTTAGAACGCCTATTTCCGACTGTGGAGAGACGTGGTCTGGAATTGGGCCTTCTCTTTTTGACCGTATCCGTTCTCGTGCCGTTTGCCAGTGAAAAGGTATCGCTTAAGGATGTAACTCCACTGTTTACCACCGTTGTTGGGATTATGGCATTGATAGGGGGGATATTAGCTACCCATCTAAACGGAAAAGGACTGGATATGCTACGTGCTGACCCTCAGTTAATTGTAGGTTTAGTTATTGGTTCTATTATTGGGATTGTATTCTTTAGAGGAGTGCCTGTCGGTCCTTTAATGGCTGCTGGTATAACAGCTTTTTTCATGAAACTATTGGACTGGATAGGCAAAGCAATGTGA
- a CDS encoding 2-phosphosulfolactate phosphatase, protein MRIELVPTVEEIRVEQIIHRTVIVIDVLRSTSTIVSALAHGCRIISATETIRQALALRTSESILAGERHCKKITSFDENNSPIAMKKVNWEQTPHLVLTTTNGTRAMQKAEKAENLYIASFLNASACIAQALQLKRDITLYCSGTRMEFALEDGLCAGYLVEEAKRFLPSIEVCDLAEAMRGAYQTFAPSLLQVMMNSKTGKRLQQHHYQEDIEMASQLNLYKIVPVCKEKCILPLLGS, encoded by the coding sequence ATGCGAATAGAGCTGGTCCCCACCGTTGAAGAAATACGAGTAGAACAGATCATCCATCGAACCGTCATCGTTATTGATGTACTTCGCTCCACTAGCACGATTGTCAGCGCTCTGGCTCACGGTTGTCGGATCATTAGTGCTACTGAGACAATTAGGCAAGCACTGGCTCTACGGACATCTGAATCTATTCTAGCTGGGGAACGCCACTGCAAAAAAATCACCTCGTTTGATGAAAATAATTCTCCGATTGCTATGAAAAAGGTAAACTGGGAACAGACACCTCATCTAGTGTTAACCACTACAAATGGTACCCGTGCCATGCAAAAAGCCGAGAAGGCTGAGAATTTGTATATCGCTTCTTTTCTAAACGCATCAGCTTGTATAGCTCAAGCCCTTCAATTAAAACGCGATATCACCTTATATTGCTCTGGGACCCGAATGGAATTCGCTTTAGAGGATGGTCTGTGTGCTGGCTACTTAGTGGAGGAGGCGAAGCGTTTTCTCCCCTCCATCGAGGTATGTGATTTAGCGGAAGCAATGCGAGGAGCCTATCAGACATTTGCTCCTTCCCTCTTACAAGTGATGATGAATAGTAAAACGGGAAAACGTCTACAGCAGCATCATTATCAGGAAGATATCGAAATGGCTAGTCAGCTCAATCTTTATAAAATCGTTCCTGTATGTAAGGAAAAATGCATACTCCCCCTGCTTGGCTCATAA
- a CDS encoding phosphosulfolactate synthase — MEKETAFWPTQWVDPSCTRECKPRHTGMTMVIDKGLGLHAMKDLLHTASSYIDIYKLGFGTSVLYPFSVLEEKLTLALSLDIAIMPGGTFFEIAYTQDGIKTYLERIRDAGFNAVEISDGSMPISTQERHDAISMAREMGFRVFSEYGQKASTFRADQEMLLSTLVGDVNAGADYVIVEARESGNVGIYNKQGEIDSEFVRQVIQQASTLATRLIWEAPQKPQQIGLLKTIGLDANLGNIAPADLLSLETLRRGLRGDTAYQVLEDRRRLVCE, encoded by the coding sequence ATGGAAAAAGAGACTGCGTTCTGGCCGACTCAATGGGTAGATCCATCCTGTACCCGAGAATGTAAGCCACGTCATACCGGAATGACCATGGTAATAGACAAAGGATTAGGCTTGCACGCCATGAAAGATTTGCTACACACTGCTTCCTCCTACATTGATATTTATAAACTAGGCTTCGGAACCTCTGTTCTCTATCCTTTTTCTGTGCTAGAAGAAAAGCTAACATTAGCTCTCTCTCTAGATATTGCGATTATGCCGGGCGGAACCTTTTTTGAAATAGCCTATACACAGGATGGGATTAAGACATATCTGGAACGAATTCGCGATGCTGGATTTAACGCAGTAGAAATTTCAGATGGAAGTATGCCTATTTCCACTCAGGAAAGGCATGACGCGATTTCGATGGCTAGAGAAATGGGCTTTCGTGTATTTTCAGAATATGGTCAAAAGGCGAGTACCTTCCGTGCTGATCAGGAAATGCTCCTGTCAACACTCGTGGGAGACGTGAATGCTGGTGCCGACTATGTCATTGTAGAAGCACGTGAAAGCGGTAATGTGGGAATTTATAACAAACAAGGCGAAATTGATTCAGAATTCGTACGTCAAGTCATACAACAAGCCTCTACGCTAGCAACTAGGCTAATCTGGGAAGCTCCGCAGAAACCCCAACAGATCGGCTTGTTAAAGACAATCGGACTTGACGCTAATCTAGGAAACATTGCTCCTGCAGACCTCTTATCTCTTGAAACTCTGCGTCGTGGGTTGCGTGGTGATACCGCCTATCAGGTATTAGAAGACAGGAGAAGATTGGTATGCGAATAG
- a CDS encoding YqhV family protein: MWEKAIIGMASLRLLSGSMEIIVALLILKVNQVEKALIYNSSLALIGPLILLTTTTIGMVGISDKLSLTKILWIFIGVTCILIGVKSK; this comes from the coding sequence ATGTGGGAAAAGGCAATTATTGGGATGGCGTCCCTACGATTGTTGTCCGGCAGTATGGAAATTATTGTAGCCTTGCTCATCCTTAAGGTAAACCAAGTTGAAAAAGCATTGATCTATAATTCCAGCTTAGCGTTGATTGGTCCCTTAATCTTACTCACAACAACAACGATTGGAATGGTAGGTATATCTGACAAATTATCACTTACGAAAATACTATGGATTTTTATTGGGGTAACTTGCATTTTGATTGGCGTAAAAAGTAAATAG